CGCAATTCCAAGCGCAAAACTTGGTTCGAAACGTTTTTTCTTGAAGACACCAAGATGCAAACCATTACGAGCAATTTTAACTTTAGAAAGATCTGGAAGTCCCTTAGGAAGCAGATAGAGATTGTCCCCAAAAACTTGGAGTAAACCATCTAGATCAGTCTTAAGGTGTTTCTTTGCAAAATCTTCCCAAAGTTGCTTCTGCTCCTTGTTTAGGTTAGATTTTCCTTCTCTGATACGAGTCTTTTCGGGCAAGCGCTTATCCTGGAATTTTGCCACAAACTGACCTTCACCCTTGAAACGATGCGGATACATGCGGGCTGTTTCTGGAAAATTAATGCCATCGCTCATGCCGTTTAGTTTAGGAATTTCCACCAATTCAAGGTCAGGATAATTCTCTAAAATCCAAGCGACAACGCCCTCGTTCTCCTCAGGCGACCAGGTGCAGGTTGAGTAAATAAGTTGTCCACCAGGAGCCAGCATCTTCAAACCGTCTGACAAGATATCCTTCTGCAATTGTGCCAGTTCACTAGGGTAATCCTTGTGCCAATATTGGATGGCATCAGGATCCTTGCGGAACATTCCTTCGCCAGAACAAGGTCCATCAAAGACAATTGTATCAAAATAATTTTTGAAAACTTTAGCTAGTTTGTCGGCTGACGTGTTAGTCACCACAACATTTCTTGCTCCAAAACGC
Above is a window of Streptococcus salivarius DNA encoding:
- a CDS encoding RsmF rRNA methyltransferase first C-terminal domain-containing protein produces the protein MQFPSDFIEKYNNLLGSEAEDFFASFDQEAVSAYRTNPLKKQQKDFPDAIPETPWGHYGKISGKSSDHATGLVYSQEPAAQMVAQVAAPAKGSRVLDLAAAPGGKSTHLLSYLDNTGLLVSNEINPKRSKILVENIERFGARNVVVTNTSADKLAKVFKNYFDTIVFDGPCSGEGMFRKDPDAIQYWHKDYPSELAQLQKDILSDGLKMLAPGGQLIYSTCTWSPEENEGVVAWILENYPDLELVEIPKLNGMSDGINFPETARMYPHRFKGEGQFVAKFQDKRLPEKTRIREGKSNLNKEQKQLWEDFAKKHLKTDLDGLLQVFGDNLYLLPKGLPDLSKVKIARNGLHLGVFKKKRFEPSFALGIALTSDEVVSSIELTQDQFAQYVSGNVVTLDQAQPNGWYQLLVDGNGFGFAKIVGNTVKNYYPKGLRFHV